A stretch of DNA from Oryza brachyantha chromosome 4, ObraRS2, whole genome shotgun sequence:
ATGATACTTTTCTTGCATCTCCAGTTTGGGAATCTACCATATGGATTTCGTGCAAACACATGGCTTATTCCCCCTATATATTTGGAGTCTGCTACAAAGTGCCCAGCATTACCAGTTGAGGATGAAAATTGGGGTGGAAATGGGGGTGGCAACGGGAGAGATGGAAAGTATGACCGAAGACGATGGGCAAAAGAATTTTCTATTTTGGCTAGAATGCCATGCAAAACCGAGGAAGAGAGGGTGGTCAGAGACCGGAAGGCTTTTCTTTTACACAATCTCTTTGTGGATACagcaatttttagagctacaTCAACAATACGGCGACTCATTGATCTGCCTGTCAACTCAACTAGCCAACAAACTGTTCCGGATGGTTCTTTAGCAATTGAGGAGCGTGTTGGTGACTTGCATATAACTGTAAAGAAGGATCAGGCTGATGCTAGTTTAAAGTTGGAGGACAGAGTTGATGGAGTTGCCTTCTATCAAACCAGTGCTATGGATATATCACAGAGAAATCTTTTAAAAGGTTTAACTTCTGACGAAAGTGTTGTTGTCAAGGTAGTGGCATActactttcattttttttttcaaattcattttttccttttaatatTAACTTTCAATTTCCACCAACATGTTTATCACTCAGGACACTTCAACATTGGGAGTAGTTATTGTTAAACATTGTGGGTATACAGCAACAGTGAAGGTATCAGGGCGCACAAAGGATGGAAATGTTGGCAAACAGACCAGTGATGTCTGTGATCATCTTGATGGAAATTTGAATGTTGATGTAGATGATCTTCCAGATGGAGGTTCTAATGCCTTGAACATTAACAGGTTTGATGCATGTCCTCATGTTATTTTTCACATACTTGCCCATCACTAGACAACACAATGTTTACATGTAACTAGTTCTTGCATTTGGCCCTCAATAGTGTTCCATTAACACACCTCACTCTCTGTACGTGTGTGTGCAGTCTAAGAATGCCACTGCCAAAAATTGTCAATTCAGACATCACTTCTAGTACTCAGTGTCCTAGTCCACAGTCTCATGCTGATAATCATGTGAGGAAACTAGTATGCACAGTACTTGAAAACAGCTTGATGAAGCTGGAGAACATGCCTGACAAAAATCCTAGAATCATCAGATGGGAACTGGGATCGTCCTGGCTGCAACACTTGCAGAAAAAAGATACTCCAGCATCTGAGGACAAGAAAAGTGCAGGGAACATTGAAAAAGAGCCAGCTGTCAAAGGTCTTGGTAAGCATTTTGAACAGctaaagaaaattaagaagAAAGAAGGCCATGTTGAAGGCACAATGTGTGAGAAGGAAGACTCTGACGGTAACTGCTCTGTCATGAATGGCATGGAAGAATCTGAAAGCATTAAGGAGACTGATATTAGCAAGCTGATGTCAGAGGATGATTTCTGTCGTCTCAAGAGTCTGGGATCTGGACTTCATCAAAAggtaatttaattatatggttCGTCAATTGATATTGTGCCATTTTGAATAATTTAATTCTATGTCCAGTAAGCTCATACATGATATTTTGGTTGGGATCAAATTCtaaatatgttaaattttCACCAGAGAAGCTCTGTGTTAAGCTGAATATGATGTAGTGGAAGCACATAATCATATTCAGTAATCAGGAATATGATGGTTATTTTGTTGCTCAATTACTTAACGTTATTGTTTTCTTGATTTAGTCCCTTGAAGAGCTCACTGTGTTGGCCCATAAATTCTATGATGATACTGCTCTTCCAAAGCTGGTAAGCCTCGCGTTGTTTATTTGGAGAACTCTATgtctctatttatattctCAAACCTTTTTCTCAGCATTCTCTTCTCTGAAAACAAGTAGTTGGATTTTGCTGGACATCGATATTGTTTCTTGTTGTAATAAGTAGTTTAACTACAGTATTGGGGTTGAGTTAGTACATCGATAATTCTGAGAAAGTAGTCAATACACCTGGTTCACTTTAATATTTTGCACCACAAAGTCCAAAAGAGCTACAGCACTTGAAAAATTATTGCTATTGTAGAGAGGAAAAAACGATGTTTTCTTGTTGAATTGTCtttaaatttcttaaatattatttgatgaCCATAATAGAtagttaattttgtatttttcgaATAAAATATACACAGGTTGCTGATTTTGCTTCCCTTGAACTTTCTCCTGTGGATGGAAGAACTATGACCGATTTCATGCACACAAGGGGTCTTAATATGTGCTCCTTAGGGCGTGTGGTGAGTTGAAATTTGTTCTGAATTACTTTTGCTTCTATGGTTGGATGGAAATTCCAGAATAACctggccttttttttccttaaataaACAGGTAGAGCTTGCAGAGAAGCTTCCACACATCCAGTCAATATGCATCCATGAAATGGTCATTAGATCCTTTAAGCACATCATTCGAGCTGTTATTGCAGCTGTTGATGACATGCAAAATATGTCTGCAGCTATAGCTGAGACTTTGAACATTTTACTAGGATGtccaaggctagaaagtgaCACTGAAACAGGTGCAGAGAGTGACCATAATTTGAGATTGAAATGGGTAGAGAGCTTCCTTTCTAAAAGGTACCATTGGAAATTGAAAGATGAATTTGCTCACTTGCGGAAATTCATCATTCTGAGAGGGCTTTGCAGTAAGGtacaatttaaaatatgttccAAACATTCGTGTATACATTTTTTAGACATGGGTACtgaatatgtttatttttcaggttgGACTTGAGTTGGTTGCGAGAGATTATGATATGAATAGCCCAAACCCATTTGACAAATCTGACATTGTTAACATTATTCCTGTATGCAAGGTAGCTCACTACCGGAAGACTTAGCACTGTACTTCTCTCAATCTCTTggattaattattgattaggtCTGCTTTGGCATTGCGTTTCTTACAGCATGTGGTGTACTCATCTATTGATGGTCGAAACTTATTAGAATCATCAAAGATGGCTTTGGATAAAGGAAAACTTGATGATGCTGTCACCTATGGAACAAAGGTATGCAATAGCCAGTCCTTTTTCTGTACATTATTTAACAGCtgtgataatatatttttcttccttctcttGGTTGAGTGAAGTCGTCAGCTATCTTCTTTGTTAACTCATATATACTCTTTTTTGTTCAAGGCCTTGTCCAAAATTATAGCAGTGTGTGGTCCATACCATCGGCTGACTGCTAATGCATACAGTCTTCTAGCTGTAGTTCTTTACCATACTGGAGATTTTAATCAGGTACTTCAATGAACCTGGTGTACTGTATTCTGTCTGCTGCATagtgatatgtttttttcatgataTGGAAACCTCAGCAACTGCATTTTTCACTAAacttcttttctctttgtAGGCAACTATATATCAGCAGAAGGCACTTGATATCAACGAAAGAGAGCTAGGTCTTGACCACCCAGAAACTATGAAGAGTTATGGGGATTTATCTGTCTTCTACTACCGTCTCCAGCACATTGAAATGGCTCTAAAGTAAGTGTTGTTATTAGGATTTAGGTGTTTAGTAGTAGAAACACGAAAGTCATCACAGATCACatgcattaaatttagagtaaatttcacaaaactacggTTACCTTGAccaaattatcacaaaactaccgATTTAAGATTGTGTATCACAAAACTGCTGATCTAGCAACAAATTTCtcataaaactacagatttaagaTCTTCAttacaaaactacagatttaggGTAAAACTATTAAAGATCTACATGTGTTAGAGTTCAATTGTTATCATTTTTAAGTTACAACAGTTcagttttgtgataaaattgatgctaaatctatagttttgtgatacaaagccttaaatatgtagttttgtgatacacaccattaaatctatagtttgtGATAGTTTGATTAAACTTGTAGTtctgtgaaatttactcaatttATTACCTGTAGAATGTCGTCGCACTGGTTCATTTCTAGCCATCACATGCATTAAATTTATTGCCTGTAGAATGGGTGTTATTGCATTTGTGCTGCTGTGCTAAGCAGTAGACTTGGACTTTCACTGTTTTGCATTATTGTCCATGAATCCATGATTGGTACTTGTGTTTCCACACTAAAACTTGCTGAGGGCACATATTTGCTAGATTTATTATGAACACCcatcatacatttttttattagtatttcCTGTTGTTTGTATTGCTAATGGTATCTTTCTCCTAAAGGTATGTCAACCGTGCACTATATCTCCTCCAATTTTCTTGTGGGCTTTCACATCCAAATTCAGCTGCCACCTACATAAATGTGGCTATGATGGAAGAAGGTATGGGAAATGTTCATGTTGCTCTTAGGTACTTGCATGAAGCGTTGAAGTGCAACAAGAGACTGCTAGGAGCTGATCACATACAGGTAAACAGAACCGCATCTGGGCTTGattattgtgcaataaatTGCAGTTTTTTGTGAAATAAATTCCATGCATACAGTTACTATTATATCCAAACAAACTGCATGTCTAATCATTATCTCTTGCACCAATATTTGTATGGAAGTAGTGTCATTCATGTCTTATTAAGGGCATTATTCAACTCTGTCCCATTAGGCTATAAGTGTCCATGTCTGAACCAAACCTTTTGATTTAGCTCTAATATCCTCAGATATTCTCCATTGCTTTCTCACAAAGTCCATACCAAACTGACCAAGTTTCTTTCGATTTACTCTTCAAGTTGtgtatattgtgtatccaagAATCAAACTATTGTCTTGTTTCAGTAGTACCTATGCCACCCTGACTTCTTTGTCTTTTAAACAAAGGTTATTTTGGTGCCTATACCTTCAGAAGCACCTCCATTTCTGTATATTTCAATTTGTTTGACATAATGCATGTACTATAACGTCAATGAAGTATATGTTATGCATAGGATCCTGTGACTTAATTAACATGAATTTTCATTGCATTTCTTTGAACAACAGACTGCTGCAAGTTATCATGCCATAGCCATAGCCCTCTCAATGATGGATGCATACTCGCTGAGTGTTCAACATGAACAAACCACCTTACAGATACTTCAGGAGAAACTAGGGCAAGATGACCTTCGAACTCAGGTTTTTTTCTTCACAATACGTAACTAGTCCATATACTGCTATTTTCTATTGgaatattttacattataattttctttctgCAGGATGCTGCTGCATGGCTAGAGTATTTTGAGTCAAAAGCATTAGAACAACAAGAGGCCGCCCGAAGAGGCATCCCAAAACCTGATTCATCTATTGCAAGCAAAGGACATCTTAGGTATGAATAAACTGTGCATTATCAGTTGTAAACTGTGTTGATCTGGATTGAAACATCTACTTTTCCAGTGTATCAGATCTACTTGACTACATAAGCCCCGAccaggaaagaaaagagagggatacACAAAGGAAGTGCAGACGTGCAAAGGTGATTATAACacatgtacttttttttttcaaattattgtTGTCAAAATATAGTTAGAAGATATCAGTGCACAATGGAGACGATGCCGTCAGCATTCATGAAAGGTCTAGATGAGAAAAGGGTTGGCACAATAAGTATTGGGTGGTATGGGATATGAATTGATGAACATATGCTGGGCAGCAAGTCAGCAATCCTATCCAGTTCATTAAACTAGTTTAAGGTTACAAGCCATTACTGACATCATAATCATGGCGATTATACCCACTAATCTGGAGCATGAACTATGAAAGAATATGCCCATTTCAAAAGCTAGTTCACTGATGCTAGGCATCTATTCAGAAGTTCCTGTTCAACCCATCAAagcaataaattaataaagcgTTATATTCTTAATTGGGAATTTAATTTCCTTTACATGCagatatttaatcatttgtttctAATATGCTTCATGAATTGGGAAGCCCATATATCATAGTGGTAAAACATATGCATTTTGGTGGTTGATGTCATGGGCTTGAGGCCAGGGTCcactttatttttgaaaaaccaCAGATATGTGGATCCTACGAGTTACTCATTTCTCCATACATGGTTCATGAGTCACTTCAGCagaaaaaatcatttctttttcGTAAACTCTTAGAGGTGCTATTTTTGCCTAAACATTGTGCAtgccttttattttatccttACTACCTTTGCTTTCCTTTTCACCATGTATAGTTTTAAATGCAGAATAATATCAGAGCCCATCAAGGTGAATCAGTTGACGAAAAAGAGAGCTTTGAGCATGACTT
This window harbors:
- the LOC102708430 gene encoding protein TSS-like produces the protein MAPKAGRGKGRGGGKGDRRKKEEKVVPSAIDVTVVTPYESQVTLKGISTDRVLDVRKLLGSNVETCHLTNYSLSHVTRGQRLEDGVEIVSLKPCVITIVEEDYATEAAAVAHVRRLLDIVACTTAFANKPRDGGAKHKSSKHARPATPPSPPALAASPDSHGAGGGGGSQAPPISEAHDMAAIRPPPRLGEFYDFLSFAHLTPPVHFIRRKESNGASQDGDYFEIEVKVCNGKLLHISASIKGFYLAGKPQTISHSLVDLLQQLSSAFANAYDALMKAFLDHNKFGNLPYGFRANTWLIPPIYLESATKCPALPVEDENWGGNGGGNGRDGKYDRRRWAKEFSILARMPCKTEEERVVRDRKAFLLHNLFVDTAIFRATSTIRRLIDLPVNSTSQQTVPDGSLAIEERVGDLHITVKKDQADASLKLEDRVDGVAFYQTSAMDISQRNLLKGLTSDESVVVKDTSTLGVVIVKHCGYTATVKVSGRTKDGNVGKQTSDVCDHLDGNLNVDVDDLPDGGSNALNINSLRMPLPKIVNSDITSSTQCPSPQSHADNHVRKLVCTVLENSLMKLENMPDKNPRIIRWELGSSWLQHLQKKDTPASEDKKSAGNIEKEPAVKGLGKHFEQLKKIKKKEGHVEGTMCEKEDSDGNCSVMNGMEESESIKETDISKLMSEDDFCRLKSLGSGLHQKSLEELTVLAHKFYDDTALPKLVADFASLELSPVDGRTMTDFMHTRGLNMCSLGRVVELAEKLPHIQSICIHEMVIRSFKHIIRAVIAAVDDMQNMSAAIAETLNILLGCPRLESDTETGAESDHNLRLKWVESFLSKRYHWKLKDEFAHLRKFIILRGLCSKVGLELVARDYDMNSPNPFDKSDIVNIIPVCKHVVYSSIDGRNLLESSKMALDKGKLDDAVTYGTKALSKIIAVCGPYHRLTANAYSLLAVVLYHTGDFNQATIYQQKALDINERELGLDHPETMKSYGDLSVFYYRLQHIEMALKYVNRALYLLQFSCGLSHPNSAATYINVAMMEEGMGNVHVALRYLHEALKCNKRLLGADHIQTAASYHAIAIALSMMDAYSLSVQHEQTTLQILQEKLGQDDLRTQDAAAWLEYFESKALEQQEAARRGIPKPDSSIASKGHLSVSDLLDYISPDQERKERDTQRKCRRAKNNIRAHQGESVDEKESFEHDLESPREASKEEFQPVKLKTHPPVVSEENYAVHDELKQVDPLSPEEYSDEGWQAANLRGRSANVRKKSSHRRPALTKLKVDHLEDGHTGSAYRAGVQLQTKGDKEDAINSSSQLSFGSFLKTDKVNGDPSNTEDKIFNAISKPERGTRLSGINKPATIASKLVSYKDVAVSPPGTVLRPILEQKEAKEKDNGQSTDQILSSEEEDRKLTAEEKEKPSNGSSKEVSSEPDEISHEEKSPDSNSDESPTATKKKGGSKLSASAPPFNPGSLLSMSHPYSTVAIYDASVVLQPIPSQAMEILPHTIDTRVPRGPRSTLYYRTGHTFQRKQGYAHSQSTLMRGSNSATTMNPHAAEFVPVKTSQQSDVANREPSADASVTDSADQQLTPQTSDDVKVGVPAAEQAVQGDSTTPGKGKENKGKDAVRNSCKTELARQILFSFIVKSVHDSLGSTGAESARKPSGPDEADNAQSSSITKSTSGRKELDKHQKAAVVPKSDNKDTEGFTVVSKRRRSKQHFVHPIHGLYSQQSICTSVS